ctaCCAGACTTTCCATATCTATTATATTACTGCTAGTTTACTCTAATCTTTTTAAACTgttgctagtgtacagtgttatgtacatTATTGCTTTATCGTCTTGCTATATTTCTGCtctatatacaggtgcatctccaaaaattataatatcgtgggaaatcagcatctccataaagcttgtcagcagaggGAAGCATGACGTGCCTTTTAAAatttcctggtagatggctgcattgactctggacttgataaaacacagtggaccaacaccagcagatgacatggcacctcaaaccatcactgactgtggaaacttcacactggacttcaagaaACTTGGATtgtgtgcctctcctctcttccagactctgggaccttgatttccaaatgaaatgcaacatttactttcatctgaagtgaggactttggaccactgagcaacgtCTAGTTATTTTTCTCCTTTGCCCAGGTAAGACGCTTCTGGTGTCTCTGGTTCAGAAGTGTCTTGACACTAGGAATAcaacacttgtagcccatttcctggacacgtctatgtgtggtggctcttgatgcactgactccagacTCAGTTCACTCCTTGTGAATCTcacccaagttcttgaatcagctttgctttaaaatcctctcaaggctgtgatcatccctgttgcttgtgcacttTTCCtgccacacttttcccttccagtcaacttcccaagaatatgctttgatacatcACTCTGAGAACAGCCAGCcatttcagcaatgaccttctgtggcttaccaagtcagcagtcttccccatgattgtggttgtgtgtactgaactgAGAGATGGAAGGCTCGGGGAGttcattagctgattagagctcttctcaggtcttcatttctatattttattttattttgagatactggatttatttccatgagctgtaagacataatcatcaagattgatacaaaaaagttttgaaatgtttcactttatgtgtaatgaatctaagATATGAatcaaaatatacaaatgtttccacaatattcaaattttctgggATGCACCTGGATATTTATCTTCTTCATTCTCACTCTCTAGGCCTAGTTGTAGAGTggtatgccaccattcataagcttattactcTCATATgtatctacaatattcaataattctaccaaattgcTACTAGTTTACATTGTCATGTATATTAGTGCCATACtagccatatctataatattcaataatactaccaaAATTGCTGCTCGTTTACAGTACTCACTTTAAAACTGCTGCTAgtatacagtgttatgtatagtgttgctttgtttttttgtgcagctatatttttgcttacatattcttcttaactctcactacgtagttgttgggtgccatgtcacaagaatttcttGGTGCAATTCTTATAAATTGTCAAAAGTTTGTGCAATTCTACAAGTAAAGTCCAGATGTTTTCTAGTCCATAGACACGTTCACAAAAAGATTGAGTTTAGAAGGGATGTCTGCctctatatatttattttacatctaCCTTACATCTACATCTACCTAAACAGTCCTGATTTACAAGTTGTCTGTTTGATTCAATTCCTGCAACTCCAAGATGGTGCCACGGAGGCAGCGACCTGGATTGCTGGACCACTCTAAGCTGTCTAGACTGGCTATCAATCTGTTTACAATACCCCCATTATGTTTTTAgatatttgtgccaatttattgaaatgtaaaactgaaatatctctaCATGAATATTCACACCGTTTATTCAATACAAACACCAACCTGATGGACACCTaacatgtcaaaataatttcacagtgcaggatgacactgtgttgttcggtgcatttgacaaatgaaCCCTGGAACTGATACGGatatcttcctctgtccagtgtctgttcttttacCCTTCTCAATCTTTTCTTTCTATTGGTCAATCTAAGATATTACTTATTTTTTAACTCTGCCTAGACGGCCAGCCTCCTGGTGTTGACTCTTCACGGTCGATCTCCACACTGGCGTTCTGAGAGTACATTTCAGCCCAaagaagctgccagttgaggacctgtgagcaaTCTGTTTCTTTATATTTTCCCCCACTGTTTTAATCTGATGCAAtgcaatacattattatatgtttaaattgcatttattaatttaggTTACTCCCGATATATTGATTATGAATTGGGTCAACACTGAAAATCGGTAGTAGTAAGAGTGGACTTCATTTCCCATCTTTATGCTGACGTCAAGTGCCTTCTTTGTTCTAACCCCATGGTCGCCATTTTTGTTGAGGGTTTGAAGTAGGTCTTCAAGATTGTTTCCTTAGCTTGGCAGCGAAGTACAGTGTCTTCTTTCAGAACTTGACAACCAACAGTTTATGGTgagtgtatttatgtgtttaagagaaaaaatatatgctTACTGGGATAGAAATAAACGTGCAATGAAACGTTTcgtgtacagtactgtaatgtTATTTAGCAAGTTAACTAGTGGCTAGTTAATTAGCtaacaacaacaactgaagcTACGGTACTCGAGCTAGCTAGTAATCGAATGTAAATTGTCTCATCCTAAATGTAACTAGCAAGCTAACTTGACATACTGAAACCAACTGTTAAACGGTTAGTTAGCTCTTCGTTCGGCCCAATGTTGACAGATAGCAACTTCTTGTTGAGGCATTTTGTTATTTCTCTGTTAGCTGTCTGTTAGAAGCTAGCTACCTAGCTGTCTAGATAGTTTACGATTGAAACCAGTGTGTGAACGTAGCAAGGAAGTGTGGTGTTGGGTTGCTAGCAGTAGTTAGCTGGTACAAGAATAGGCATTAttaatttcatatattttatttgtacttATCTTTCCAGTAATTATAAAACGTTGGGTCATTGCATCGGATTTTCACGTGAGGTAGCTGGCCAGTCTTTGAAGTTTCTCAGAAACAACACAAGCTACATTAACTTTCCTTAGCATCTCCTGTATATTGGACGAACATAATAGATACTCTATATTAATTCATTGCGCTCTGAAGTACTAGTAAATACAGTTTGTCCACAGTCCAGGCAGAGGACATTATAAAACACTACAGAAGCAGACATATTCTCATCTCCAGGGAAAGAGGAAACCCATGGCAGGAGTGAGGAGCAAACTGATCCCTTCATTGCAACGCATCTGGCACTTCGTTTACAACTTATTAATATAAGATTGTATAAGGATTTCAAGTAattatgcatttattacatGATGAGATTCACTCCGTTCTCCTTGTTTGCCAGATGAGGCGGTCCAAGCGCATGCGTGATTCTGAAGGTTGGGTTGAGGAGTATAGCTATGAGGAGAAGCTGGAGATTCGCAAGCGCCCGAGGCGAAGTTCCCATAGTAGTGACCGGGACAAGAGACAGAggcactaccaccaccacaaaacATACGAAAGGTAAATATATAGATTGTTTGCCAACATAAGCTGTTGTACCTAACATTTCATGGCAAAGggaatctaaaatgtaaataatgcaaTTCATATATATTGTCAAATGTAATTAGTGGAATTCTACCTGTGAAGTCCGAAAGTTTTCTAGTCCATAGACACGTTCACAAAAAGATTGAGTTTAGAAGGGATGTCTGCCTCTATTTATCTATTTTACATCTACCTTGTCCTAAACAGTACTGATTTACAAGTTGTCCGTTTGATTCAATTCCTGCAACTCCAAGATGGTGCAAGGTGGCAGCAACCTGGAGTGCTGGACCATTCTAGGCTGTTTAGGCTGACTATCAATCTAGTCACAATACCCCCATTATGACAAAGTCAAACAAACACGTTTTTAgatatttgtgccaatttattgaaatgtaaaactATCTCAACATTAATATTCACACCCTTTATTCAGTATAAACACCAACCTGATGGACAGCTTTAGATTTTCCCTGCAGAGTTCGGAAAACCTGCCACAATGCCAAATGCAACATTTGTTGAAATGCCTTCAAATGTTTGTAGTAGGCTAAGcctaatgaaaatatattatgtgAGCAAGCACTAACATTACCACCTAGCTTAAAAGCTGTTGCACCCTTGAGATTTATAACTTGCTGTCATCTCGTCATGTACTGAAAAATATCTGCAATAAGCTGACATGTTCATGGAGTTTGTCTAACAGTTATGATTAATAATATTACCCTTGAACACTGCTCAGCTGTGACCCCTTGATGAGGCACAGATGCTCTCAATCAGGCCTTGTCAGTGGAGGCTAAAAGGGCCCCTGGAAAACAGGTCTGGGCAGCAGTGGATTATAAAGTGTGATGTGGGGCCTGCGGTTTTTATGTGTAAAAAACTAAACGTTCTTTTGCTTAGAACACTAGCATTGTGTCTGTACCCTGGGTCTCTCCCCGTTTCAACGGTTATTACATAATACTGAGTTAAAACGGGTCACTTCAATTCTAATTGTGACATCCACCCCCTCCATTGCTGCTCTTCAAATCGTTGTAATTGACAATTCCAAATATTGACCTAAATGCCTACATACTGGCCTCCTAACCTTGCTGAACCTATTATGGTAATCAGTATTTTTCACGTGAAATACTTGTATTTATCAAAAGCTATAGTCCTTGTAATGTTTCCAGTTTCCAGTGCGCATATCTTTAAATGTAGTCTGTCTTGGCGGCAGGTGTCACGTTGACTCCAAGAGGTTAGAGTGTAAAGAGCGGAGGGCCCGGGAGCCTAGTGTGAAGCGAGAGTGGGACGGAGCCAGTGGCGAGCCGTCCAGGGAGCGGAGGAACAGAGACTGGCACCACTACAGCAAGTCCTCTGCACGCAGCGGCCGCAGCCACCAGAGCAGTCACACACGGCACCGCTCCCGGCACCACAGCCAGCGGCGCTCCGACTCGGTATGAACACCTTCATCTGGCTAATGCTGTCTGTGGAATCGGATGCTAGCACAGTAGGACACTAATCATCTACGGCCCATCCTTTTGTTATTGAAGAGGTTGAGTGCAAAGATTTTGATTTGGTCTGGTATGCCAAAATGCTATGCTTTATtgaatatatatgaatatatgcaATCTAAAACCAATATTATATAATAGATGCTCTGCTCCATAAAAGATGAAATCCGTTGATGACTGCCTACCGTGCTTCCCAGTTTTATCAGTTCTCTTAATTTCTTGAAAGAAGTTCTATTGTGAGAGTGCTGTCTGAAAatatgttgccatgtttttcttctgtaacatacattttggtGGTACCTGTGCGTTTCTCTGGGATGCATTTGAAATTGCTGCTGCCGTGGCCTGGCCTGGTTTCTGAACGGGCCGAATATCCTCCCCCTCATCAACTCCCTCCCGCTGAATGAATGATTGGCGCGTTCTGGCCTGGTTCTGGCGGGTttatggtggtgatgatggtggtgacgCTGGTGGCCATGAACCCCTTCCAGAGGAGTCAGCGCAGGAAAAGATCCCGAAGTGTTGAGGATGATGAGGAGGGTCACCTGATCTATCACAGTGGACTCGTGCTAAAAGCAAGATGTATAGAACACAACCCTTTTCTTTCTGTAACCCTTTATGTctgatgtatgtttttttttggactGATGTCAGTGTAGGTGAAGTGTAGCTTTCTGGGCATTCGAAGCTTTAAGAGTATTGCAAAACGTTTTGAGCTTTCTTCTCCATCCGTCTACTATCAGTAAGAAAACCGTAGCATTGTAGTAGTTTCCAAGTAATAGGTGTGTCGCGATACATGCTAGGTAGCCTGAGTAGTTAGGGTGCAGAGAGCTAGTTTAGTTGGTTCTGTTCTTGTGACGCATAGACGCTCTGTTCAGATGTGCTAACAGGCTCTTCTCTACCCCCTTAGATAAGGTTGTGGCCACTTTAGGGGAAGGGGCTTTCGGGAAAGTGGTGGAATGTATCGACACATCAAAGTAAGTAACAAATTATTTGTTCTCCCGTCGGCCTGAACTGTTTAGTCTTCCACAGGATTGTATCAGTACATTTCTTTCTGTCAACCCTTGCCTTTGTAGCGATGATGAGAGAGTAGCGCTGAAGATCATTAAGAACATTGATCGTTACCGGGAGGCAGCCATGTCTGAGGTAGAGGTCCTGGAGCAAATGAACACTCTGGACAATGAGAAAACATTGTGAGTAACCTCGACTTGACTTTCGTTTTGGCACATTCTCTCCCCCGCGACTTCTTCCTAGGTCCTTATTGGACCAGAAATATTACACTATGTTTTCtgtcaatatacagtaccagtcaaaagcaAACCTACtcatgccaagagtgtgcaaagctgtcgtCAAGGGAAAGGGAGGCTATTTTAAATAATCtaatatagatttatttttgatttaacacatttttaacacattacattgttttgatgtctttgccATTAtacacaatgtggaaaatagaaaaataaagaaatacccttgaatgagacCAAACTCGACTGGTACAGTACCTGTGTATGTAAAATACTGTAAAGGGGCctatacatttctttctttttttatgttttcctaAATTCAATTTTCTGATTTGCATTTGTcatggtttatttattttttatacttttctaataatatttcaaatacacATAGAGGAAATGTTTATTCTTTCAATGTACCATCATTTCCCGTTtataaactgaaaatgtttgaaaactATTTAAACCACAGCAGGTTGGCTAACATGATGGGTGCAGCTAATATACAAGTTTACTTTTTTAAAAAACGTTTTTACCAGCAaactttttcacagatgattgctaGAAGTCTCAGAAAcacatgtagcaaatatgatacaattggtgCTATAAGGTTTTCAATactattttattcttcaacaaattaattttggTAGCATCCTATGACAtctattaatttaaatgtaattaaatttagtttaatattaatgtaccaTGTATGTACAAGACATTATTTGCCGGGCtgtggtttatatatgggtgtgGTTAATACTCGCCCATATATAACAGAATGCATGCAGAGCCTGGTAGCTGCATATCTTCTAATTAACCTCATACAGTGGCTATGTATCTTCTAATTAACCTCATACAGTGGCTATGTATCTTCTAATTAACCTCATACAGTGGCTATGTATCTTCTAATTAACCTCATACAGTGGCTATGTATCTTCTAATTAACCTCATACAGTGGCTATGTATCTTCTAATTAACCTCATACAGTGGCTATGTATCTTCTAATTAACCTCATACAGTGGCTATGTATCTTCTAATTAACCTCATACAGTGGCTATGTATCTTCTAATTAACCTCATACAGTGGCTATGTATCTTCTAATTAACCTCATACAGTGGCTATGTATCTTCTAATTAACCTCATACAGTGGCTATGTATCTTCTAATTAACCTCATACAGTGGCTATGTATCTTCTAATTAACCTCATACAGTGGCTATGTATCTTCTAATTAACCTCATACAGTGGCTATGTATCTTCTAATTAACCTCATACAGTGGCTATGTATCTTCTAATTAACCTCATACAGTGGCTATGTATCTTCTAATTAACCTCATACAGTGGCTATGTATCTTCTAATTAACCTCATACAGTGGCTATGTATCTTGTAACTCACCTAATACGGTGGCTATGTGCCTTGTGACTGACCTCATATAGGTGCTGTGTGTCTTCCAGTTGTCCTCATACGGGGGCTGTGTGTCTTCTAATTTTCCTCATACAGTGGCTGTGTGCGCATGCTCAACTGGTTCGATTATCACGGCCACATCTGCATCGTTTTTGAGCTTCTGGGTCTCAGCACCTTTGACTTCCTGAAGGAGAACAGCTTCTTGCCTTTCACTGTGGAGCAGATCAGACACATGTCCTACCAGATCTTCAGGGCTGTTGCTTGTGAGTATGACCCATTTGGTGTTTAGGAAGGGTGTGAGATGTTGTACTGACTGATCTCCCATGCAAAAGAGGTTCCCTGTCACTGTCatttattgttaaatataaaaaaacatatatactgCTTGtaagaaccagaaaaggaattaggcaagcctagttcagctggcctgcaATTACAGGTGcttctcaaaaaaaaattaacactgagcctgaaaagtaattttttccttgattcaaatcaaaaagtgaaaccATATGTTCTAGATTCATTATACATAGTGTGAAACATTTCAggccttttttgtttaaatcttgatgattacggcttacagtacagggaaataaaaaatccattatctcaaaatattataataaaaaaatgtatcacacAAAAATGACGAccaccattacatttttgcagaaACAATGTAggcaacagaatgtttattaacggaactaaagtgtgctcttgtacaaagattactgtagatggtcgtccatacagtaacagttgaatagctaaccactacgctatgtgaacttcGAGGAAATTGGAATTTCACATTGCTGACTACGTGCTACAAGTATGTACTTTGCGGATGATGATGTacatactgtttagtatatagtaagctaatatgccagtattgggactgattgAGACATACTACCTTGTCAGAAAATTGTGTCTCAACATCAGAATTATTTTCATCAAATAACATCATGCCaattttgaatatttagctagacaccattaatcattgtgttgaactgactaacatttcttagtaatttattttcaccacacatagcatctatgaactgtatggcttatCTTAACCAGGCCTACTAAAATCTACTTACTATttggaaaagtcataagaattgagcaattgctatcGAGATTGAAGATTAACTGTACACTGCcgaagctatttcatttcatggcaccacaacgtttttttttctttcattagtgaatcacattgatacaataactatcagtataggtgaagataactgattattttgtcaagtgaaaagacgagagaatcgtggaaacaccTCTTACTGCGCAAGGGCTTATGACCTATAGGCTATTACCCAAAGAGCATGCACGGATACTTACTTCCACCAAAAATAGTCGTAACCAGATTTTTTTAGACTTACTATAAAGTAGCTAATGAAGATTGTAGCccgcaaagtttttgtctatcctgaacaaatcctaatgtgtaatttattttgtctgCGGCGGGGCTCGAACATTGGTTGCCTGCATGGCTGCGTCTCTAACCATTACGCTAtgtaacaatgggtagtcactcactcactgagtaagagacattcgctcttcttggcccggctctgcttacgcggtctggcaataACCATGATGGAAATAGGACGTCATTTGCTATATTTAGCTGAACATCAATACGTTTCTTGGAATATGAGTAGCCTTATAGTTAGAATGTTCATGCAACATCAACATGAAAAGGAAAATTAACACCAACTCTATTTTTCACAGTTCTTCATCGAAATAAACTGACACATACTGATCTGAAGCCAGAGAACATCCTCTTTGTCAATTCCGACTATGATATGAAGTACAATGCCAAAATGGTAAGTTCCTGCTGCTAGGCTGCAGTTTCCCTAGACTATAAGGGATGTTACAAACCTCTGTTTATGCTTAAGTGTCACCTGGTCCGAATGTCTGCCGTCAATTTCACGATAATGCGAAAACAGCACAACCCTTACCGTTGTGTAATACGTgtcctttgttttgtttttttatgcagAAACGGGATGAGCGAACATTAAAGAACCTTGACGTGAAAGTGGTGGATTTTGGTAACGCCACCTATGACCACGAGCATCACACATCAGTGGTCTCCACCCGCCACTACCGGGCGCCAGAGGTCATCCTCGGTAAGCAGCGAGAAAACAATGCGGTGAGGTTGAGGAGTGCATTAAGATGGTGGTTTGAATCGTGGCCTTGTCGTTTTAGAGCTGGGGTGGAACCAGGCGTGCGATGTGTGGAGCCTGGGTTGCATCCTACTGGAGTTCTACCTCGGGATAACACTGTTTCAGGTACAGTACATCCTTTCACtaaaatgtttcttactgaCAGTCTTCCTGGCTTTTTGTCTCTGGACCAACTCTATAACTGAATGATATTTCAGACACACGACAGCAAAGAACACCTGGCAATGATGGAGCGGGTTTTGGGGCCCATTCCTGCTCAACTGCTACAGAAAACCAAGTATGTCAAGCAATTGTTCAATCTCAGGTGATATCCTGAGTCTCAGTTTGTAGATGTCAGTTACATGAGCGTTGGGAGACGGATGTCGTCCGTGAGGGATCTCCCGGTGAACACAGTGTGCATCTTGTCCCCAGGAAGCGGCGCTACGTGCATCATGACCGGCTGGACTGGGATGAACACAGTTCCTCAGGGAGATATGTGAGGAAGCATTGCAAACCACTCAAGGTAAATAAATCAAACGCTACCTGTTATTGTGCCTTGGAGGAAAGCACTTGGCCCTAATTGTGTAGACTTTATGGACCGGTATGGAAATAAATGGCTCACTTTATTCTGCTATCCCTTTCATGttttcaaaaagttttttttgtttgtgtgcatgttgtttttttactggtTGATAACATCTATCAATCCAGGACAACATACTAAGCAccattttgtgaataaaaaccCCCACAATACAATCACTGGAACTCCCTTAAGTTACCAGCACACATACC
This genomic window from Esox lucius isolate fEsoLuc1 chromosome 7, fEsoLuc1.pri, whole genome shotgun sequence contains:
- the clk4b gene encoding dual specificity protein kinase CLK4b isoform X1 → MMRRSKRMRDSEGWVEEYSYEEKLEIRKRPRRSSHSSDRDKRQRHYHHHKTYERCHVDSKRLECKERRAREPSVKREWDGASGEPSRERRNRDWHHYSKSSARSGRSHQSSHTRHRSRHHSQRRSDSRSQRRKRSRSVEDDEEGHLIYHSGLVLKARYKVVATLGEGAFGKVVECIDTSNDDERVALKIIKNIDRYREAAMSEVEVLEQMNTLDNEKTFGCVRMLNWFDYHGHICIVFELLGLSTFDFLKENSFLPFTVEQIRHMSYQIFRAVAFLHRNKLTHTDLKPENILFVNSDYDMKYNAKMKRDERTLKNLDVKVVDFGNATYDHEHHTSVVSTRHYRAPEVILELGWNQACDVWSLGCILLEFYLGITLFQTHDSKEHLAMMERVLGPIPAQLLQKTKKRRYVHHDRLDWDEHSSSGRYVRKHCKPLKQYMSSKSSDHEQLFDLVQSMLQYDTSRRLTLEEALWHPFFHPVRKEKVSLKITKHT
- the clk4b gene encoding dual specificity protein kinase CLK4b isoform X2, with amino-acid sequence MSEVEVLEQMNTLDNEKTFGCVRMLNWFDYHGHICIVFELLGLSTFDFLKENSFLPFTVEQIRHMSYQIFRAVAFLHRNKLTHTDLKPENILFVNSDYDMKYNAKMKRDERTLKNLDVKVVDFGNATYDHEHHTSVVSTRHYRAPEVILELGWNQACDVWSLGCILLEFYLGITLFQTHDSKEHLAMMERVLGPIPAQLLQKTKKRRYVHHDRLDWDEHSSSGRYVRKHCKPLKQYMSSKSSDHEQLFDLVQSMLQYDTSRRLTLEEALWHPFFHPVRKEKVSLKITKHT